A segment of the Ipomoea triloba cultivar NCNSP0323 chromosome 1, ASM357664v1 genome:
gaaaacataaattaacTTTTcatagaaaacataaataaacaactAAACATTAGATatttaatgaataataaaaGATAGTGTGAGTACAAGATGAACTTcgttttttaattttctcataagttcaatctttttaaatttggatCTTTACATCTTCATACAAGTTGAAAtttaatactccctccgtcacattttatgtgtcaagcccggttaacgagacttgactgaagttatttacaatttaatttttaataatattatatttagaattagtatgtaaaatttatatatttagaaactacattaaaattactattaaacacaataaatcaaatttaaatattataagaaaatgttaataatagaaataagcaaaaaagaaagagttggtttgacaattaatagtaaatatgacagataaaatgaaatatagagagtatatatgtattaagtaTTTTATAGTGTAGGAtaacaagatttttttttttttagtatacgCTTAAGTAGTTATTCTATTTACTATTTCAatttacaaaacaataaaaCACCAGAAATTGATTTGTGAAGCAATGCACAAATTTTTTCCAGTAAATATTAACCTCCGTTTCTACACTTACAAGGTTCAAATGATTTACTAAACTAGATCTATCACTTATTTAAACATCAACCTTATTACCTTATAAAActatacttttttaaaatatatttttgaattaagcTCCTCGTTTACACAAATCGTATACTAACCTAATTTTTGAACACCATTTGTATTTTAATCTTGATTGGAGTAATTATGATTGATAGTACTCCTTTCTAACCGTACCCTTGGAGTTTTTATACGTATGATCGGATTTCTTTTTCACTCAATGTAATAACACTAGAAACTTCATATTGTAATGAATTAATGATCTTACACAACCCCTTTATATAGTTATTTGGACACCTTGAATTGTCACTCCATTTTCCACAGGATCACACGTCCCTTTGTGGTGAGATAAATCGCAATCATACCTTTGTtgagaaaaatagaaataacaTATCTCACTAGCACAAAAATAGCatataaattagattttttgtcacttattttttgttttttttttttgcaacacgTCGTATGTGTTgtgatttaatatttttttaattaaaacaaaatagaacgtcaattttcttttaaatttaaagtcgttagtaaaattttttaaatatattaaaatgacgGCATTTCATTTGTGTTCTGAAGCCGTTGCGGATTCTTAACTTTCCATGGCCCAACAACAATTGAAAGCTTTCAGTGATCCCATCATACGCGACCTTGTACAAGGGTCGCGGATACTCTTATAAAAGGTTCGCGGATTAGCAATTTTGTAATAGTACCATTACTCTGATGATTATTCTTGCCACACACATGAGAGTTccttaataaaaattataacaaagtcTAGACTCTTAATGTGACAAAGATTATTTTTATACCAACCTATACCAACTAACAAAATCTAGTacaaataatattacattttcttactaataatataattttaccatttgatataTGTTGATCAAACCCCAAAAGACAACAATAAAATTCCCTATGACAAATGAGATAACATGCCAACATGCATGGGCCCCAAGTTTCAGACTATTGACCACTTGGTCTGAGTCCAACCACTCATGCTCAGGCCTAATACCAAATtgcttatatataatttatcaatTGTGATATCAAAATGTAATCCTCTTGTATGCATCTAAACTCTGATGATTAACATTTCAACATTTTCTCCACAATCAAAACGGCGcagaaatttgaaataaaaaaaaaattaaaaaacgaaAATATCTTTACCTAAATTAGGATTTCACTACAAAAGTCATCTTAAATGATCAAAAGAGTCTAAAGTGTAAATAGTCTAAGTCTGAGGTGTTAAATGACACAAGAGTCTTTTTGGTCCAACCTATACCAActaataaaaactaatactaataatattaaggatgtgtttggttcgcacatgggaatcggaatcggtatgggtatcaaatacttggtaagagtaacgagttttggtaaaagtattttgcatgtttggtagtagggtggaatgcgaatatattaatagttggggtagaaaggaggaagggaaatgaaaccctaaTTTAATAAGGATaagagtttttcaattaataggGTATTACAAACctatagtagtattctaaaacctgtcaaccaaacaataagaatcaatttcaaaaaaaaaaaataaaaaacaataagaatCACTTTGATATCCATATCTTAACTTATACCAAAAcccgtcaaccaaacacactctaaatTTTCTTACTAACAATTTCCCCAATTTGGTATATATGTTGATCAAACCCCCAAAGACAACAATAAAATCCCCTATGACAAATTGCACAAAGTACTCCCTTGAATGTGGCATTTCTCACTTAGATTTTCTCACCCTTTTGATAAGCAATATGTCAAAGATAGAGATATCACTTCAAAAATCAAGATAGAATAGGCAAGATATTGTACGTAGCCAATAAAGCAACATTATGTAGATGCAGAGATACAACTAACCTAACCAAAATCTTTAATCATCACTAGAAAAGATAAAGCAACGACATAAgtcactataaaaaaaatgggatATTGTTATTGCATGGAATGAAAAAGATTGTGCACCCCTCACATACAAGTCtggtatttaatttatataactcAAACAACCATTAAGAACTTGACTGTCCCCACTAGAAAAGATAAAGCAACATAACTCATTAAGCTGCATCATTGAGCATAGAAGTTGCATGGTCTTGAATCACCTTCCAAGCCATTTCCACATGCCGGAATTCGGTTAATGGTGCCCCGACGGCGAACCTCATCATATACACTCCTCCCACCACTGCATGAGTCATAAAAACTTCCCCGCTTGAATTTATAGCCTCCAACACCTTCGCATTGAACTCATTCACTCCTTCATCCCCATGTGAAGCCTTGAGATGCTTCTCAATTGCCGTTGGCGACACTCTAAAGCAAACCAAAGAAAAATTCCTTGGAACCATAATCTCAAACCTCTCGTCCTTGGCAACAAGCCCTTCAAAACCTTTCGCCATATTCACCGCTCCACGAATGAAGTTTCTGAGATTTGCCACGCCATAACTCCTGAAAATTATCCACAATTTTAGTGCTCTAAAGCGTCGGCTCAATGCGATTTGCCAGTCTTTATAATCAACCACTTGCTTCGACTCGGTGGCGTTGTTCCTCAAGCACTCGGGGTTGGTAGACAAAGCCTTTGTTAGATCCGTTGGATGCTTAACCCAGAGGCAACAACAATCCAACGTTGAAAACAACCATTTATGTGAATTAAGGCTGAAAGAATCTGCATTTTCGACCCCATCAAGATAATGCTGATATTCTGAGCAAATACATGCACTTCCTGCATACGCCCCGTCTATGTGCACCCATATGTCGTTTTCGCCAGCGATTTCGCAGAGCCGCCGTATCGGATCGACGGCGGTTGTTGCTGTTGTCCCTAGCGTAGCGCATAAATACAAGGGGATTAGGCCTTGTTCTATGTCACAGAGAATAGAGGATTGAAGTGCTTCTGGGGATAAAGCAAACAGGTCAGCTTTAGTAGTCTCGATGACACGAATGTTGTGGGGGTTTATGCCGGCAATCTGTGCGGCCTTTTTTAGTGAAAAGTGTGTTTGATCGGATGAATAGACAACAAGCTTCCCAAAGTTGTCTCTCCCAATCTTGCCCAACATTTTTTCCCTAGCGGCCACAATAGTGCACACCATGGCTTCGCATGTGGTGCCTTGGAGTACCCCTCCACCGCCGCCGGAGAAAAGGAAAGAAGTGGGAAGTCTTAGCAACTTCCCAAACCAATCCATCACAATGCTCTCGAGCTCGGTGGCCGCCGGCGATGCTATCCAGTTAAAGCCGACGACGTTGAGGCCAGAACTAAGGATTTCGCCGAGAATGCCGGGGGTGCTAGAGATGCAAGGAAAGTAAGCAAAGAAATTAGGACTTTGCCAATGGGTAATCCCAGGAAGTATATCCTTGTAGACATCCCGGAGGATGTTTTCAAGGGGTTCCGGGGTATTGGGGGCAGCTTCCGGTAGAGTTTTCCGGAGATAGCCCGGTTCAACTTGGCTGCGGACCGGATACTTGCCGACGTTGTGAAAGTAATCAGCAAGGAAATCAACCACCATGTGTCCTTGTCTCCTGAACTCTTCAGGATCCAAAAGTAGACTACTTGTGGTGTTGAAGATGCGCTCATCATCAAGCTCAGATTGGATGTTCTTGACGGTACCCATTAAggtattttttgcagaaaaatatattttattgaagATGGTGAGCAATATAATTGAGCATGATGAGTTCATATAGAGAAATTCTCCAGGGcaagcaaaatttgtgaaaAACGTGGATTTCAAAAAAAACGTAACACCGcctttcaaaagaaaaaacgtAACATCGCGTTTTAACATTTTCTGCCGCCGTCGTACGTCGATCGGACTGTTACCAATTTTGTTTGAAACTTTGGATCGGTGCTTCCACATGGTGCGAATGCGGCGTTTATTTAGAGAAAAATACTAGAGGACTAGCCAgaaaaagtttgatgttgagAGCTAAATTTGTGAACAACGTGGATTATTTAAATTAACGTAACATAATAACATCGTGTAAGCATTACTATTCAAAAATCtatcctatatataaaaaagtagAATTCTCCTATCT
Coding sequences within it:
- the LOC115997242 gene encoding tyrosine decarboxylase 1-like, whose product is MGTVKNIQSELDDERIFNTTSSLLLDPEEFRRQGHMVVDFLADYFHNVGKYPVRSQVEPGYLRKTLPEAAPNTPEPLENILRDVYKDILPGITHWQSPNFFAYFPCISSTPGILGEILSSGLNVVGFNWIASPAATELESIVMDWFGKLLRLPTSFLFSGGGGGVLQGTTCEAMVCTIVAAREKMLGKIGRDNFGKLVVYSSDQTHFSLKKAAQIAGINPHNIRVIETTKADLFALSPEALQSSILCDIEQGLIPLYLCATLGTTATTAVDPIRRLCEIAGENDIWVHIDGAYAGSACICSEYQHYLDGVENADSFSLNSHKWLFSTLDCCCLWVKHPTDLTKALSTNPECLRNNATESKQVVDYKDWQIALSRRFRALKLWIIFRSYGVANLRNFIRGAVNMAKGFEGLVAKDERFEIMVPRNFSLVCFRVSPTAIEKHLKASHGDEGVNEFNAKVLEAINSSGEVFMTHAVVGGVYMMRFAVGAPLTEFRHVEMAWKVIQDHATSMLNDAA